Proteins from one Juglans microcarpa x Juglans regia isolate MS1-56 chromosome 1S, Jm3101_v1.0, whole genome shotgun sequence genomic window:
- the LOC121246569 gene encoding mitochondrial uncoupling protein 5-like, protein MGLTGFVEGGIASIVAGCATHPMDLIKVRMQLQGETSAPKSTPYPAVQTLRPALAFRNTTLTAPESIRVPVPTPQVARAGPIAVGVRILQQEGVGALFSGVSATILRQTLYSTTRMGLYDILKKKWTDPNSGTLPLASKISAGLIAGAIGAAVGNPADVAMVRMQADGRLPLAQRRNYTSVVDAINRMARQEGIASLWRGSSMTINRAMLVTASQLASYDQIKEMILEKGVMKDGLGTHVTASFSAGFVAAVASNPVDVIKTRVMNMKVEAGAEAPYSGALDCALKTVRAEGPLALYKGFVPTISRQGPFTVVLFVTLEQVRKLLKDF, encoded by the coding sequence ATGGGTCTGACAGGTTTTGTTGAAGGAGGCATAGCTTCAATTGTTGCAGGCTGTGCCACCCACCCTATGGACCTAATCAAGGTCCGAATGCAGCTCCAGGGCGAAACCAGCGCCCCAAAATCGACTCCGTACCCAGCCGTTCAAACTCTCCGCCCTGCTCTAGCCTTCCGCAACACTACACTCACAGCTCCGGAATCGATTCGCGTGCCTGTTCCGACACCGCAAGTGGCGCGTGCGGGCCCAATCGCCGTCGGTGTCCGTATCCTCCAACAGGAAGGTGTCGGTGCTTTGTTCTCGGGCGTCTCCGCCACCATCCTCCGCCAGACTCTCTACTCGACGACCCGAATGGGCCTCTACGACATCCTGAAAAAGAAGTGGACCGATCCAAACTCCGGCACCTTGCCGCTCGCGAGCAAGATATCCGCAGGCCTCATAGCTGGTGCAATCGGCGCGGCGGTGGGCAACCCGGCCGACGTGGCCATGGTCCGCATGCAAGCCGATGGGCGGCTCCCCTTGGCTCAGCGCCGCAACTACACGAGCGTGGTTGACGCCATAAACCGCATGGCACGCCAAGAAGGGATTGCCAGCCTGTGGCGCGGTTCGTCCATGACGATAAACCGCGCCATGTTGGTCACAGCCTCACAACTCGCCTCGTACGACCAGATCAAGGAGATGATACTGGAAAAGGGGGTGATGAAGGACGGGCTGGGAACCCACGTAACAGCGAGCTTCTCAGCGGGATTCGTGGCGGCAGTGGCGTCGAACCCGGTGGACGTGATAAAGACGAGGGTGATGAACATGAAGGTGGAGGCAGGGGCGGAAGCTCCGTACTCGGGCGCTCTGGACTGCGCGTTGAAGACAGTGCGCGCGGAGGGGCCATTGGCACTGTACAAGGGGTTTGTGCCGACCATTTCAAGACAGGGACCTTTCACTGTTGTGCTGTTTGTGACGCTCGAGCAGGTTCGCAAGCTGCTCAAGGATTTCTGA